A single region of the Nicotiana sylvestris chromosome 6, ASM39365v2, whole genome shotgun sequence genome encodes:
- the LOC104212372 gene encoding hypersensitive-induced reaction 1 protein-like, with protein sequence MGNMLCCVKVDQSTVAITEQFGKYQNVLQPGCHCLPSFLGFKVAGHLSLRVQQLDVRCETKTKDNVFVNVVASVQYRALADEANDAFYRLTNTKGQIQAYVFYVIRASVPKLNIDDVFEQKNGIARAVEDELEKAMSAYGYEIVQTLIVDIEPDEHVKRAMNEINAAARMRVAANEKAEAEKILQIKRAEGEAESMYLSGLGVARQRQAIVDGLRDSVLGFSVNVPGTSAKDVMDMVLLTQYFDTMKEIGASSRSSAVFLPHGPGAVREAASQIRDGLLQASTER encoded by the exons ATGGGCAATATGTTGTGCTGTGTAAAAGTTGATCAATCCACGGTTGCAATTACGGAGCAGTTCGGCAAGTATCAAAATGTGCTTCAGCCTGGTTGCCACTGTCTCCCTTCGTTCCTTGGATTCAAGGTAGCTGGTCATCTCTCCCTCAGGGTGCAGCAATTGGATGTTCGCTGCGAGACCAAGACAAAG GATAATGTATTTGTCAATGTAGTGGCATCAGTTCAGTACCGTGCTCTTGCAGACGAAGCAAATGATGCTTTCTACAGACTAACCAACACTAAGGGtcaaattcaagcctatgttTTCTATG TCATAAGGGCAAGTGTTCCAAAACTCAATATTGATGATGTTTTCGAGCAGAAAAATGGAATTGCCAGGGCTGTTGAGGATGAACTTGAGAAG GCTATGTCGGCTTATGGATATGAAATTGTTCAGACACTTATAGTTGATATAGAACCAGATGAGCATGTTAAGAGAGCTATGAATGAAATCAATGCTG CTGCTCGGATGAGGGTGGCTGCAAATGAAAAGGCAGAGGCTGAGAAGATTTTACAAATTAAAAGGGCTGAAGGAGAGGCAGAGTCAATGTATCTCTCAGGGTTAGGTGTTGCACGACAACGTCAAGCAATTGTGGATGGTTTAAGGGACAGTGTGCTCGGCTTCTCAGTGAATGTGCCTGGAACCTCGGCAAAGGATGTTATGGACATGGTCCTTTTAACTCAATACTTTGACACCATGAAAGAAATTGGCGCTTCCAGCAGATCATCTGCCGTTTTCCTTCCTCATGGGCCTGGTGCTGTAAGAGAGGCAGCAAGCCAGATTCGTGACGGACTCCTTCAAGCTTCTACTGAGCGTTAA